The proteins below are encoded in one region of Silene latifolia isolate original U9 population chromosome 2, ASM4854445v1, whole genome shotgun sequence:
- the LOC141640994 gene encoding uncharacterized protein LOC141640994 — translation MVDILVLEYNAQFIHFLVTDKATNQHLHHTLVYAFNGDKQREELWTGLRRISMQVSGPWSIEGDFNCVSQAHERLGGHVSHSEAEPFQQCIEDCNLCDMPSTGAFYTWNNKQAPETRVYSRLDRMFVNHDWSVQLSEYYANFLPEGLFDHTPCLVTTATTQPHKRAFKYFNMWSKAPDFKDCVTNCWAQNIRGTYMYGVVRKLKLLKPKLKQLNKSYFSDMENQSDLAEVKLNHIQQLLINSPGDAALIEKEYEAHKQFLFLHEAKLNFL, via the coding sequence ATGGTAGATATCTTAGTATTAGAGTACAATGCCCAATTTATCCATTTCCTGGTTACAGATAAGGCCACTAATCAGCATCTGCATCATACACTAGTATATGCTTTTAATGGAGATAAACAAAGAGAGGAATTGTGGACTGGTCTTAGAAGGATATCTATGCAAGTCAGTGGGCCTTGGTCCATTGAGGGAGACTTTAATTGTGTGTCTCAGGCACATGAGAGATTGGGAGGACATGTATCTCACTCTGAAGCAGAGCCTTTCCAACAATGCATTGAGGATTGTAATTTGTGTGATATGCCATCTACTGGAGCTTTCTACACTTGGAATAATAAACAGGCCCCTGAAACAAGGGTGTATAGTAGACTGGATAGAATGTTTGTGAATCATGATTGGTCAGTTCAATTATCTGAATACTATGCTAACTTTCTTCCAGAAGGTTTATTTGATCACACTCCTTGCTTAGTCACAACAGCTACTACTCAGCCTCACAAAAGAGCtttcaaatattttaatatgtggagcAAGGCTCCTGATTTTAAAGATTGTGTCACAAATTGTTGGGCTCAGAACATCAGAGGCACTTACATGTATGGGGTGGTCAGGAAGCTCAAACTTTTGAAGCCTAAACTTAAGCAGCTCAATAAGTCTTATTTTAGTGATATGGAGAATCAATCTGATTTAGctgaggttaaattgaatcacaTTCAACAGCTACTGATTAACTCTCCAGGAGATGCAGCTCTAATTGAGAAGGAATATGAAGCCCATAAGCAGTTCCTTTTCTTACATGAAGCCAAACTGAATTTTCTGTAG
- the LOC141640995 gene encoding uncharacterized protein LOC141640995 produces the protein MPIKTTRLNAQDCKHLIDKIVARIRTLGARKLSYAGRLVLVRAVLKTLHNYWGQMFILPTGIITSIEQVCRNFLWDGGVDYLRSPLVVWDKVCRPKKEGGLGLKQDIIWNKAAVGKLVWWIYTKPDLLWVKWVNNIYLRGSVWQDYSPSTNSSWYWRKICQVMEDLQLAYQQQIWDLTANRYTISKGYEFLRVKSQDVPWSELVWNVWTIPKHAFVAWIHHHGNMNTKSKLRQLGISDDSTCCICGISEETREHLSFDCPYSKRLILQIGGWLGIKFPANNWISWRLGRNGSQVQKGILDAAINAYIYHIWYQRNRSRYELMIIRPHKIARTIKEELRLRFRGLDRRRLSRRDANWILEILSNET, from the coding sequence ATGCCTATTAAGACTACTAGGCTTAATGCTCAGGACTGCAAACATCTCATCGACAAGATTGTAGCTAGAATAAGAACCCTGGGAGCCAGGAAATTATCTTATGCAGGACGGTTGGTTCTAGTCAGGGCCGTGCTGAAGACACTACATAATTATTGGGGCCAAATGTTCATTTTACCTACTGGAATCATTACTAGCATTGAACAAGTCTGCAGGAACTTCCTATGGGATGGGGGAGTGGACTACCTGAGATCACCCCTGGTTGTGTGGGATAAGGTTTGTAGGCCGAAAAAAGAAGGTGGTCTGGGGCTAAAACAGGACATCATTTGGAACAAGGCAGCTGTTGGCAAATTGGTTTGGTGGATTTACACTAAACCAGACTTATTATGGGTTAAATGGGTAAACAACATATACCTAAGGGGATCAGTTTGGCAAGATTATTCTCCAAGTACTAACTCCTCCTGGTATTGGAGAAAGATCTGCCAAGTAATGGAGGACCTACAGCTAGCATACCAGCAACAAATATGGGATCTTACTGCTAATAGATACACGATTTCTAAAGGGTATGAATTCCTGCGAGTCAAATCGCAGGATGTTCCATGGTCGGAGTTAGTATGGAATGTTTGGACTATTCCAAAACATGCTTTCGTTGCTTGGATACATCACCATGGAAATATGAACACAAAAAGCAAACTACGACAATTAGGGATCAGTGATGACAGTACCTGCTGCATTTGCGGAATTTCGGAAGAAACAAGGGAACACCTCTCTTTCGACTGCCCGTATAGTAAGAGACTTATTCTTCAAATTGGAGGATGGCTTGGAATCAAATTCCCTGCGAATAATTGGATCTCTTGGAGACTGGGGAGAAACGGCTCCCAAGTCCAAAAGGGGATCCTAGATGCTGCGATTAATGCCTATATCTACCACATCTGGTATCAAAGGAACAGGAGCAGATATGAGCTAATGATTATTCGGCCACACAAGATCGCGAGAACAATTAAAGAAGAGTTGCGATTGAGATTTCGAGGATTGGATCGAAGGAGATTGAGTAGAAGGGATGCAAACTGGATTCTGGAGATACTGAGTAATGAGACTTAA